Proteins encoded together in one Orbaceae bacterium lpD01 window:
- the proB gene encoding glutamate 5-kinase — MSEQNRQIIVVKLGTSVLTGGTKQLDRSKIVELIRQCAQQHARGHKIIIVTSGAVAAGREYLNYPELPPTIASKQLLASVGQSRLIQLWEQLFSIYNIRIGQMLLTRADLEDRERFLNAQDVLKALLDNDIVPVINENDAVATAEIKVGDNDNLSALVAILAHADKLILLTDQPGLFTADPRKDPQAKLIAEIDQVDEQLKALAGDSVTGLGTGGMATKLQAADIAGRSGIEVVIAAGSRPNVIGDVIDNHSVGSRFHPQKSPLEHRKQWLFGALPAGKLLLDEGAVKALLNSGSSLLPKGITDVEGHFSRGEVLVLCDGQGKPIAQGVSRYNSDALRLIAGHHSQQIITILGYEYGSVAIHRDDMILK, encoded by the coding sequence ATGAGTGAGCAAAATAGACAGATTATTGTGGTAAAACTGGGCACCAGTGTGTTAACTGGCGGCACCAAACAGTTAGATCGCTCAAAAATTGTTGAGTTAATTCGTCAGTGTGCGCAGCAGCATGCGCGTGGACATAAGATCATTATTGTCACCTCTGGCGCTGTCGCGGCGGGGCGAGAGTATCTTAACTATCCCGAGTTACCGCCAACTATTGCCTCAAAACAGTTATTAGCCTCTGTTGGCCAATCGCGTTTAATCCAGCTGTGGGAACAGCTCTTCTCCATTTACAATATTCGTATCGGCCAGATGCTGCTCACCCGCGCAGATTTAGAGGATCGAGAACGTTTTTTAAATGCGCAGGATGTCTTAAAAGCACTGTTAGATAATGATATTGTGCCGGTGATTAATGAAAATGATGCGGTTGCCACGGCTGAAATTAAAGTCGGTGATAATGATAATCTCTCTGCTTTAGTGGCGATTTTAGCGCACGCTGATAAACTGATTTTATTGACCGATCAACCCGGGCTGTTTACAGCTGATCCGCGCAAAGATCCCCAAGCGAAACTGATCGCCGAGATTGACCAGGTCGATGAGCAGCTCAAAGCCTTAGCCGGTGACAGCGTCACGGGTTTAGGTACAGGCGGAATGGCCACCAAACTGCAGGCCGCCGATATTGCCGGGCGCAGTGGTATTGAAGTGGTGATTGCGGCCGGCAGCAGACCCAATGTGATTGGTGATGTGATCGATAATCATTCGGTGGGCTCACGTTTTCATCCGCAAAAATCGCCGCTGGAGCATCGCAAACAGTGGCTATTTGGTGCACTGCCAGCTGGGAAACTGCTGCTTGATGAGGGCGCCGTTAAGGCACTGCTTAACTCGGGCAGTTCACTACTACCTAAAGGGATTACCGATGTGGAAGGTCATTTTTCACGCGGTGAAGTCTTAGTCCTTTGTGACGGTCAGGGTAAACCGATTGCTCAAGGAGTCAGTCGCTATAATAGCGATGCCCTGAGATTGATTGCCGGCCATCATTCACAACAAATTATTACTATTCTCGGCTATGAGTATGGCTCGGTGGCTATCCATCGTGATGATATGATTCTTAAATAG
- the proA gene encoding glutamate-5-semialdehyde dehydrogenase has product MLEQMGKSAQQASYELAQLSAKQKNQALSAIADLLEKQMPAILSANEQDMALAIESGLSEATLDRLRLTPERVKAIANDVRQVCLLIDPVGEVIDGKMLTSGLKLQRHRVPLGVVGVIYEARPNVTIDVAALCLKTGNAVILRGGKETVQTNAVMVKVIQQALKQAGLPALAVQSINDPDREYVNQLLKLDRYVDMLIPRGGAALHKLCREQSTIPVITGGIGVCHTFVDESADFAGALKIIVNAKTQRPSTCNTTETLLVHQAIAQPFLLKLSQVMAEHGVTLHGDKRALALLKSGCAAVHPVTEQALHDEWLSLDLNVVVVNNLDDAISYIREYGSQHSEAILTANLDNASKFIKLIDAAAVYVNASTRFTDGAQFGLGAEVAVSTQKLHARGPMGLEALTTYKWVGMGDYLIRE; this is encoded by the coding sequence ATGTTAGAGCAAATGGGAAAATCAGCTCAGCAGGCTTCATATGAACTTGCGCAGCTTTCTGCGAAACAAAAAAATCAGGCATTAAGTGCTATCGCTGATCTGCTGGAAAAACAGATGCCGGCTATCTTATCTGCCAATGAACAAGATATGGCTTTAGCGATTGAAAGTGGACTGAGTGAGGCGACCTTAGATCGCTTACGCTTAACACCGGAAAGAGTCAAAGCGATTGCCAATGATGTCAGACAAGTCTGTTTACTGATTGATCCAGTGGGTGAGGTGATCGATGGTAAGATGCTCACCAGCGGTCTTAAGTTACAGCGTCACCGTGTACCGTTAGGCGTGGTTGGTGTGATTTATGAAGCGCGCCCCAATGTGACGATAGATGTCGCTGCGCTCTGCCTGAAAACCGGTAATGCCGTTATTTTGCGCGGCGGTAAAGAGACGGTGCAGACCAATGCCGTTATGGTTAAAGTGATTCAACAGGCACTGAAACAAGCAGGTTTGCCGGCTTTAGCGGTGCAGTCGATTAATGATCCGGATCGTGAGTATGTCAATCAGCTGCTCAAACTTGATCGTTATGTGGATATGCTGATTCCACGTGGCGGCGCTGCGCTGCATAAACTCTGCCGCGAACAGTCGACCATTCCTGTGATAACCGGCGGGATTGGCGTTTGTCACACCTTTGTTGATGAAAGCGCAGATTTTGCGGGTGCCTTAAAGATTATCGTCAATGCCAAAACGCAAAGGCCGAGCACCTGCAATACTACCGAAACGCTATTAGTGCATCAGGCCATTGCCCAGCCTTTTCTGCTAAAATTGAGCCAAGTGATGGCTGAACATGGCGTGACGTTACATGGCGATAAGCGCGCTTTGGCGCTGTTAAAATCAGGCTGTGCAGCGGTGCATCCGGTGACGGAGCAAGCCCTGCATGATGAGTGGCTGTCACTCGATCTTAATGTCGTCGTCGTCAATAATCTGGATGACGCCATTAGCTATATCCGTGAATATGGCAGCCAGCATTCTGAGGCAATTTTAACGGCTAATCTGGATAATGCCAGTAAATTCATTAAATTGATTGATGCTGCGGCGGTCTATGTTAACGCCAGTACCCGTTTTACCGACGGTGCCCAGTTTGGCTTAGGGGCAGAAGTGGCGGTGAGTACTCAGAAACTGCATGCCAGAGGGCCGATGGGGCTTGAAGCACTCACTACCTATAAATGGGTTGGCATGGGCGATTATCTCATTCGTGAGTAG
- the yegQ gene encoding tRNA 5-hydroxyuridine modification protein YegQ, with product MSKPNLFKPELLSPAGSLKNMRYAFAYGADAVYAGQPRYSLRVRNNEFNHENLAIGIAQAHALGKKFYVVVNIAPHNSKLKTFIRDLEPVIAMQPDALIMSDPGLIMLVREHFPDMEIHLSVQSNAVNWATVKFWQNMGLTRIVLSRELSLEEVAEIREKVPEMEIEIFVHGALCMAYSGRCLLSGYINKRDSNQGTCTNACRWEYNIAEGKENDVGQIVHKHEPIPVKQIEPTLGEGGITNKVFMIEEANRPGEYMSAFEDEHGTYIMNSKDLRAVELVESLVQIGVHSLKIEGRTKSFYYCARTAQVYRKAIDDAAAGKPFDTSLLTTLDALAHRGYTEGFLRRHRHEEMQNYDYGYSISESQQFVGEFTGHKVNGLAEVAVKNKFTVGDSVEMMTPKGNINFTIEQMHNRKGEQVAAGLGDGHIVYLAIPDDIELEYALLMRNLSGTNTRNPH from the coding sequence ATGTCAAAACCAAACTTATTTAAACCAGAATTACTCTCACCGGCAGGTTCGTTAAAAAATATGCGCTATGCTTTTGCTTATGGCGCCGATGCGGTCTATGCTGGCCAACCGCGTTATAGTTTACGTGTCCGCAATAATGAATTTAATCACGAAAATTTAGCTATCGGTATTGCGCAGGCGCATGCCTTAGGTAAAAAGTTTTATGTGGTAGTGAATATTGCGCCGCATAACTCGAAATTAAAAACTTTTATTCGCGATCTTGAGCCGGTTATCGCCATGCAGCCAGATGCGTTGATTATGTCTGACCCGGGTTTAATCATGCTGGTGCGTGAACATTTTCCAGATATGGAAATTCATCTATCGGTACAGTCGAATGCGGTTAACTGGGCAACGGTCAAATTCTGGCAAAATATGGGCTTAACCCGCATCGTCCTCTCGCGAGAGCTCTCTTTAGAGGAAGTGGCAGAAATCAGAGAAAAAGTGCCAGAGATGGAGATTGAGATCTTCGTTCACGGGGCGCTCTGTATGGCTTACTCCGGTCGTTGTCTTTTGTCGGGCTATATCAACAAACGAGATTCAAATCAAGGTACCTGCACCAATGCTTGTCGTTGGGAATATAATATTGCAGAAGGTAAAGAGAATGATGTTGGTCAGATCGTCCATAAACATGAACCCATTCCGGTTAAACAAATTGAACCGACATTAGGTGAAGGCGGCATTACTAACAAAGTGTTTATGATTGAAGAGGCCAATCGTCCCGGCGAATATATGTCGGCTTTTGAAGATGAGCATGGCACCTATATTATGAACTCAAAAGATCTGCGCGCTGTTGAGTTGGTCGAGTCGTTGGTCCAGATTGGCGTTCACTCGCTCAAAATCGAAGGTCGAACTAAATCATTCTACTACTGCGCCCGTACCGCCCAAGTTTATCGCAAAGCGATCGATGATGCCGCTGCTGGTAAGCCTTTTGACACCTCGCTACTAACCACCTTAGATGCACTGGCTCATCGTGGATACACTGAAGGCTTTTTACGCCGTCATCGTCATGAAGAGATGCAAAACTATGATTACGGTTACTCGATCTCCGAGTCTCAGCAATTTGTCGGTGAGTTTACCGGTCATAAAGTGAATGGTTTAGCGGAAGTGGCCGTGAAAAATAAATTTACGGTCGGTGATAGTGTTGAGATGATGACACCAAAAGGTAATATTAACTTTACTATCGAACAGATGCATAATCGTAAAGGTGAACAAGTGGCGGCTGGTTTAGGTGACGGACATATTGTCTACTTAGCCATTCCGGATGATATTGAGCTGGAATATGCACTGTTGATGCGTAATCTCAGTGGCACCAATACGCGCAATCCACATTAA
- a CDS encoding DUF421 domain-containing protein, translated as MVYLHIAAKLILAFVFVIIVLRVTGKSSMSQMTVIDVIGNMILGSIVGGIIYNGDIGMVHFLMILIIWTLIMMAVYYLQMLSNRAKQLIVGKPVELIRDNQLILSALSYCKLDISDLNTLLRMKGINSLTEVYHAQLEPNGQLSVIKNGEVDFGYIVVKNGQIDEDILAYTEKDKKWLEKALNKKGFSSLDNIFCVEYYDNDISVVTKQQIKETDEKAAEKKTSPATTPRKRKSTRSRSRKPANKKPDANSEGNASNKAESQADSKTQKNTQNSTQSSTSKKSATDKTTVDKPESDNKKTENKEK; from the coding sequence ATGGTTTATTTGCATATTGCGGCTAAGTTAATTTTAGCCTTTGTGTTTGTGATTATCGTGTTACGGGTCACTGGCAAAAGTTCGATGTCCCAGATGACGGTGATTGATGTCATCGGCAATATGATCCTCGGTAGTATAGTCGGGGGCATCATCTATAATGGTGATATTGGTATGGTACATTTTTTGATGATACTGATTATCTGGACCTTGATTATGATGGCGGTGTACTATTTACAAATGCTGAGTAATCGCGCCAAGCAGCTGATTGTGGGTAAGCCGGTCGAGCTGATCCGTGATAATCAACTGATTTTATCGGCGCTCTCATATTGTAAGCTCGATATCAGCGATTTAAATACCTTACTAAGAATGAAAGGGATCAATTCACTCACAGAAGTTTATCACGCCCAGTTAGAGCCCAATGGTCAATTGAGTGTGATTAAAAATGGCGAAGTAGATTTTGGTTATATTGTGGTCAAAAATGGCCAGATTGACGAAGATATTTTAGCCTATACGGAAAAAGATAAGAAATGGCTGGAGAAAGCACTGAATAAAAAAGGGTTTAGCAGTTTAGACAATATCTTTTGTGTAGAATATTATGATAATGATATTTCTGTCGTCACCAAGCAGCAAATAAAAGAGACCGATGAAAAAGCAGCAGAGAAAAAAACATCACCAGCGACAACCCCACGCAAACGAAAATCGACGCGATCACGTAGCCGCAAACCCGCCAATAAGAAACCAGATGCCAATAGTGAGGGGAATGCCAGCAATAAGGCAGAAAGTCAGGCTGACAGCAAAACACAAAAAAACACGCAAAATAGTACTCAAAGTAGTACCAGCAAAAAATCCGCAACCGATAAAACCACAGTAGATAAACCGGAGAGTGACAATAAGAAAACTGAGAATAAAGAGAAATAA
- a CDS encoding ammonium transporter — MNEVLTQIQTFDMPNTAFMLLCTSLVMLMTPGLAFFYGGLVSKKSVVTIMFQSFVSMGWVAILWFIVGYSLSFGPTINGIIGDPSAYFFLNNIGPNTMYTGNTGGIPILVHFVYQMMFAIITPALVTGAFANRVNFIPYLIFLTFWTLFVYCPFVHMVWSPDGLLYQWGVVDFAGGIVVHATAGLAALASAIYVGRRVLIKDTSHSIPFVALGAGLLWFGWYGFNAGSELQVNPITVSAFITTDIAAAFAAVTWMIIEIIHVGKPKLVGLLTGAVAGLATITPASGYVSIQSAAIIGIVASLVCYVAVFILRKYVDDALDVFGVHGVGGIVGSILVGVFAATLWNSTGPSGLLESGSFAQLGKQFVAVVFAAGWSFIFTIALLWLTNKITPVRVTQDKEGTIDDAIFGEDAYE, encoded by the coding sequence ATGAATGAGGTGTTAACGCAAATTCAAACCTTTGATATGCCTAATACTGCTTTTATGCTGTTATGTACCAGCTTAGTCATGCTGATGACACCTGGGCTAGCTTTCTTTTATGGCGGTTTGGTCTCTAAGAAAAGCGTTGTTACTATTATGTTTCAAAGCTTTGTCTCAATGGGCTGGGTCGCTATTCTATGGTTTATCGTAGGTTACTCGCTGAGTTTTGGACCGACGATTAATGGTATTATTGGTGATCCTAGTGCTTATTTTTTCCTGAATAATATTGGCCCTAACACCATGTATACCGGTAATACAGGTGGGATTCCTATCTTAGTCCATTTCGTTTACCAAATGATGTTTGCTATTATTACCCCGGCCTTAGTCACAGGGGCATTTGCTAATCGGGTTAATTTTATCCCTTACTTAATCTTTTTAACCTTCTGGACGTTATTCGTTTACTGCCCATTCGTGCATATGGTATGGAGTCCAGATGGTCTGCTATATCAATGGGGCGTGGTTGACTTTGCCGGGGGTATCGTGGTTCATGCGACAGCTGGACTGGCTGCATTGGCTTCAGCTATCTATGTGGGTCGCCGTGTGTTAATCAAAGATACATCACACAGTATTCCCTTTGTCGCATTAGGCGCCGGTCTGTTATGGTTTGGTTGGTATGGTTTTAATGCTGGTTCAGAACTTCAAGTTAATCCAATTACTGTTTCAGCCTTTATTACAACGGATATCGCTGCTGCCTTCGCCGCGGTGACCTGGATGATTATCGAAATCATTCATGTCGGTAAACCGAAACTGGTTGGTTTATTAACCGGTGCTGTGGCCGGTCTAGCGACCATTACGCCAGCTTCAGGTTATGTCTCCATCCAGTCAGCCGCGATTATTGGTATTGTGGCCAGCCTGGTCTGTTATGTAGCGGTATTTATTTTACGTAAATATGTTGATGATGCGTTAGACGTGTTTGGTGTGCACGGCGTTGGTGGGATTGTCGGTTCGATTCTGGTTGGTGTGTTTGCTGCGACATTATGGAATAGCACAGGTCCGTCTGGCTTACTTGAGAGTGGCAGCTTTGCGCAGTTAGGTAAACAATTTGTCGCCGTCGTCTTTGCAGCAGGTTGGTCGTTTATCTTCACCATTGCGCTATTGTGGCTAACCAATAAAATTACCCCAGTACGTGTTACACAAGATAAAGAAGGCACCATTGATGATGCTATCTTCGGTGAAGATGCTTACGAGTAA
- a CDS encoding AEC family transporter, which produces MEQIFLNDLLPIFVILLLGYIAGKRSSFSEDNAQAFNRLVLDYALPAALFISIVKADRAMLFADMSLTLASTVILIVCFFLSYFCCKKIFKHDRSEASVAAMIAGSPTVGVLGFATLSPIYGSGTITGLVVAIVAIVQHVLVIPFGVYLMHPTDENGNKRHRNPIIASLKEPIVIVPILAIVLVLLDIKFPPALTPSLNLIAYAKSGLAIFAAGVTLSVHQFELDGEVIFNTLLKLILMPAIALAIALSFGIRGEILQMLVLISALPPSFSGAIIGNRYQVYIKTGTSTLACSMLFFMLAAPLWIIITRYISA; this is translated from the coding sequence ATGGAACAAATTTTTTTAAATGATCTGCTGCCGATTTTCGTGATCCTACTGCTCGGTTATATTGCCGGTAAGCGCAGTAGTTTTTCTGAAGATAATGCTCAAGCATTTAATAGACTGGTACTCGATTATGCGCTACCCGCCGCCCTGTTTATCTCCATCGTTAAAGCCGATCGCGCGATGCTCTTTGCTGATATGTCATTGACACTGGCCAGTACCGTGATCTTAATCGTCTGCTTCTTTCTCAGCTATTTCTGCTGTAAAAAAATATTCAAGCATGATCGCAGCGAAGCGTCGGTGGCCGCCATGATTGCCGGTTCGCCAACCGTTGGCGTGTTAGGTTTTGCCACATTAAGTCCCATTTATGGTTCAGGCACCATTACTGGTTTAGTGGTCGCTATTGTGGCGATTGTGCAGCATGTATTGGTGATCCCTTTTGGTGTCTATTTAATGCACCCCACCGATGAAAACGGCAATAAAAGACATCGAAATCCAATTATTGCTTCACTTAAAGAACCGATTGTGATCGTGCCGATTTTGGCCATTGTATTAGTGCTTCTCGATATTAAATTTCCCCCGGCACTCACCCCCAGTTTAAATCTGATTGCTTATGCTAAATCAGGCTTAGCGATTTTTGCTGCTGGGGTAACTTTATCGGTACATCAATTTGAGCTTGATGGTGAAGTTATTTTTAACACCCTGTTAAAACTGATCCTGATGCCCGCAATTGCTTTAGCCATTGCCCTCAGCTTTGGGATTCGCGGTGAAATTCTGCAGATGTTGGTGTTAATCTCGGCGCTGCCACCGTCATTTTCCGGGGCGATTATCGGTAACCGCTATCAGGTCTATATTAAAACTGGTACCTCGACCTTAGCCTGTAGTATGCTCTTTTTTATGCTGGCCGCCCCCTTATGGATCATCATTACCCGGTATATTTCAGCGTAA